CTTTCCTGTCTAATTGCAAAGCTCCGACATTTTCTGATGAACTAGCTGAAAGGAAAGGCACAATTCACTTTAAACTGGAATTTCTTCAGTGGATATTAGGACAATCCAGATTCACATTCCCTGCCATAATGCTTGGCATGACTGAAAAAACTGTGATCGAAGGAAGTCACAAATATTTGAGGATGCTTGAAGATCTTAAAAGAGAACTGATAAAAACTATTGGTGATGATGGGATATTATTATTCCCGACTCATCCCACAGTTGCTCCTCATCACAATGAAGCCATCGTTAGGCCTTTCAATTTTTCATACACAGGCATCTTCAATGTACTTGGTTTCCCAGTCACACACTGCCCACTTGGTTTAGGAAAAGAAAACTTGCCAGTTGGAGTGCAAGTAGTTGCAACTCCTTACAATGATCGGATAACATTAGCTGTTGCTGTGGAATTGGAGAAAGTATTTGGTGGGTGGATCTCTCCATCAAAAATTGTAGAATGAATTTTGTGTAATCTAgttacaaattttgttaaaagtacaaaattcttatttttttttgttttgttttgttttgctccCTGCATCTCTGAATGTTTTTATTATCTGGAGTTTGtgagagttttattttttaaaaataaatatgcaggaATTTCATAATTGggttgaaaatagaaaatacagtgtttaaaaatatttcattccgaTTGAATTAcaagaattcttatttaaaatgagaaaagaatatgaatgaaaataaatacttaattttaatgtgtaatgaattttatgcaaatttatctCTGATTTTGTAATCGATATTTTATTCCTGTATTGATAAATTTGAACttatataaaattccaatttcGATTATTGGAAAATACTTTCTTgggaaataataacaaatatatatattttttaatctcaaaatattagaaaaaaacttttttccttatttatagagtttaaattattattctttatatgtgcaaatagaaattgtataaaattaaaattgagttaaatgataaattagtATTCCAATTCAGTATTGGGAAATTATACGAgtgtattaacatatttttttttgttgtaattaacaaaacttttgaatcttattttttatgacaaattgttgttttgaattttaaaaaaattcagaattcctGAGGAattgtattaatgaaatttagctgagCTAAGTTTCTGTATATAAGGATATTTCTGAAGatgtaacatttattattattattcatgtgaacattttgttaaacttaAATGTAGAAACCATGTGTTACTTAGAAACtccttaattttattatgatattgaaaatatttcattgaattataatattgGTTTCTTTCAGTTACAAATTTGTTGTATATTTTAGGCTTTTGATTAGTTTTTGTTGTATCACAAATAAATTGAAGCATccaatctttttaataatatccttGTGAGATATTACATGATTTCAAAAAAGttatcttaaacttttttttttgtatttattgaattgtaaggttgaatattttgaatatttaacattttaaactgttaagTTATAaggatgaaattcaaatttcgtatttgtaatttttcttttcagtctcAAATGTAAAAACTCCATTTTtccaaaaggaaattaaatttttcattgcagTTCTCATTAAGGGGTAATTTTTGTAGTATGATGTATTTAGCTATATTGTTGTAAATTGGATGATTCAAAATGACCATTTTCAAAATggcttaaaaattactttataatatattaatatgaatgtatgtgtatatgtatagTTAGAATGGTAACtcttttgtgaaatattataattctcataatctttattagttttaaattgctTATGCTAGAACAAAACACCTTAACctttctgtgaattttttttttaatgcaaaatgatatagatataaaatttcttttaatgtatcagattttaaagaaatttgtcaaattaatatctatatttttttattgattttgattaatattaaaaagcacTTCGCAGATCAGCTGCTGTTATACATGTAATCAGAAACCATGCTTTAAGAAATCCTGAGCTAAATTAAGCctatgaaacaatttaaatgccatgaatattaattattcttgtgAATAGTTTTCATGCCAATGCTCTTTTATTTCTGAGGTAAAAACTTAGTTGAAGTAAGTAGCCACTTCCTCTTTGCCCATATAATACAGGATATAAAATGAATCCAATAATTGCTTAATTACTGCAAAATATGGAAGTATTTGTACTAAgaaggtaataaaaaaatgtatcattgtaTTAGAACAGATCTCTTTCACACTTTGCATGTAAGTTGAAGTTATTTTTATGCCATAGTATGAAGATGAACTTTTTTGTTAAAATGGGTCTGCGACTTGAGAGCTTCaatagaaagcattttaaaatatttttactgactGCAAGtctacagaaatttaatttttatacaatatctgAAATGTGGCTTTTGATCActgtgaatttaattttaatgttcctTGTTATTACTCTATgtgaattaaactatttattatattatatgttattcTGTTTTCTTAACAAATGAGGTTTTGTTAATGCCATAAGCTTCCTTTCAGTACAGATTGAGCATATAGCATTATCTTTTGCTGATTCATAAACAATTgttgttttttgtaaaatattttttacccaacagtatttattttataaaataaatttattaatattgttaatgaatcttaaaaatatgcatttttttgctAGTCATATGCTGTTCTAtgatttccatatttttgatgaataaatgttTCTATATAAGTGTGAATTGTTTGATTTTATCTCTGTtatatagttcaaaaataaaaacatgctagattttttttttttttttttaaatccttgacTTTTCAATGTATGTCATCAAGTAATTCTAATATCTATGTGTAGTTTGCAATgacatttatgttaaaaaaataattaaaagaaaactactatttattgcttgaaaagatttttctacaatgctatatttaattatgaaagaatttgatgcatttttatcatgatgtttgttgtaataaaaattgtctcttcattaaaagattttttttttttttttttttagaatagtgATTATTTGCAACAACttgcttcattaaaattttcatttatttccttattttttttttctgattaaatgcTCTGTACttgtaaatattgcatttttgttattgaaagaatttattccaaagattttgcttattaattggCATAGtgcttttattttccttgaaattaaataaaataaatgtgcaattaaaataaatgcacaatattttctatctccttttatttttctcattgttACATATATTATTACTGGAAGATCTTTGTAAATTCAAGCCATTTATTCTAATCAGATAGAAATGGTCTAATTCTTAAACTATTAGTATACTtggcataattattttaaacaataattatacttctgaaaaaaattatatctaaacttttatacaatatcttgtcttatttagtaaaatattctttgcatatttacattttaacaacaaaattttgcTACAAAACTCATTGAGTTACATAGCTTTTATTAATTCATGCCAATCAATAGCAGCCCAAAgaaaaaatgtgcattatttgTCCGATTTTCAAGGTGaccattgaaattcaaattttcataactcgggagtcttaatcattaaaaaatgaagcgTTTTAATAATGctaacatatcaaatttaaattaagtagtaataaaaaaaatttcagtaacgttcattaatttataagcattaatattttatttacacatttactAATACATAATATATGCGAGGGTGTCTCATCCTTGGGCAAGCTATAAATGTGAAGTCACTGGGTAAGTAAATAGGTTTGATTTCTTAATAAGAAACTTACCCTGTCcatcattttatgaataaactaTAAAGCtaagagaaatggaaatgaaatagtGGGAGAATATTAATCAAAGCaacttttcatttgatttcttGTAATAATTATTCCAGAGAATGCATCGCTTCTAAAGAGTTTTATATCTATCTTACATTTATGCAGGGTAtcggaaaatatttcatttctgcatttgggtaatattgttttaataaaaaatattttgaattaattctccAATGCatcaggaagaaaaaaattcaatttttataaaaaaaaaaattatattaaatattttatttttactcccTACCaatgtaaagatttaaaatctttatctCCAGTATTTAATAACCATATatgtgttaattttaattaaaatgcagtgtttgtattaaatcattaaatatttttatctatattcttGTTGGATTTTCAGTTTAGTTTACAAATTCTCAGTATGTActtgaattaaaagatttaacCTATACcttttaactaatttttgttATCCATTTAATGCAGAGGCAAGCAAACAGTAAAATATTCTGCCATGaattaatttctctaaaataattacaGACCTATGGAATTTCGTTTTTGGACCTGTTATTCTGTCGAAAGAAGAACTTTTATTTTCACTGAAAGAAATGCTTGCATATACCGAAACCTTTTTGAAgcgcaaaaataatgaaataaatgcactGACACGATAACTTTTATGTTCTCTCAGTAATGTGGCATGGAAAATATAGATAAACAAGATGTCGGCGCAGATGCGCCTGAAAACTCGTAACTTCTCCTAGTTAAGAGATTCTAATTTCTCTTATAGTTCCAAAAGGTTCTAAATAAACCGAGGAGATCAAATATGATTTTGAGATCAATCTTTGAGAAGTAATCTCAAATAAGAAAGGTTTTCAAGAACTTTGATGGTATGGTATAACGACCAGAATCCATGGGGAGTATACATGCCCCGGAAGCCCATCATTGGAGGCGCCATGGAGACTAAAAGTGATtacaccaatttttaaaattaaatacgacGAGAGGCGGATAAATATGCATGGgtgtcatttattttctaaaggcCACTGTTTGTTGATTTAGAAAGTGCCAGAAtcaataagaaaatcaaattattttttgcattatgagtgtttcatttaaaactaatcGCCTTTAGCAACCAGCTGGTTGGCCGGGGTTCttggttatatttaaattcaattaaattgtctaaatataatttcatgtcttGAAATCGCTCAAAATTATCCGTTATTAAAGTCGTTactattttaactgtttttcatGCATTCTGGACATGAACTTTTCCGATAGACTAGTCCCATGATATCATAGAGCTGTTATTAAGAATGCAAATGTGcagttcatctatcttttaaatttcgcgggattcacctttttatttgctttgtaaactacacagatacaAAATAGAACCTTCTTTAGTTTCAGTAATGTACTTAAATCACACTATCATATCTTTGATCAAGCAAAGAAAGCGGTTTGAAAATTAGGGGAAAAAAGGAGATCTgccaaaaatcagaaaaaaaattacacacctattaacttaatatcaataaaaaagattaaaacttttgaaacggtatgaaattatttttttttactgtaacattttcagaaattatcatgaaaaaaccaaagaaatttgattacttaattaacattttaaaaatccttcCGAGAAAAAAATCCCCATTCCCACCATCCAAATTTATGTGTCTAAATTTGGTAGGAGTAGGTTAAAGATTTTGTCTGTAGACCatcaacacacacacgcacacacacacctttattattaatagagagaCTGCCccgatattttaaaacttgaatattttCACTCTGTCATAGAACTGGACTATTCAACGACAGACCAGAGGCGTCACCGGAGGAAAAGGGGAATATTGATATTCCATAGATCGTTATTAACGcgtttattccatttttttttatgtgaaatatgaTTTAGAGGTGAAAAAATAATGCCTCTGGCGCCATCAGTATTTGCTTACCATTGATGGAGACAGGTGGGCGGGACACCAGTTACCCTATTACTCTATCCCTGTTACTCTATTACAACCGAAgtatgttcttttaaaatattgttgattaaaattctgtttaatatcttaggaaagttataaatttttcgaGAGTGATAAATTTTACAAGCCAGCTACTTTggtttacaattttttcttatttattgaaatggcAACAACAAATTGTTGACAACGAGGGTAACATCTTGCGTCAGCAGTGGTGACAcgctgcttttaattttttttttctttgagtatttgattgaaatttattttaaaaatgaaacttaataaattagTAACAGCATCCAGACGGAAACAGCGTAAGCGTCATTTCAATGCACCTTCTCATCAACGACGAATTATTATGAGTTCTCCTTTATCAAAAGAACTTAGGCAGAAATATGGAGTTCGTACTCTTCCAATCCGAAAAGATGATGAAGTTCAAGTTGTCCGTGGTCATTATAAAGGTCAGCAAGTAGGCAAAGTTATCCAAgtatatagaaagaaatattctatCTTTATCGAAAGAATTCAGCGGGAAAAGGCTAATGGAGCTTCTGTACACGTGGGTATCCATCCATCAAAAGTAGTAatagtaaaattgaaaattgatcgAGACAGGAAGCAATTGCTTGAAAGGCGTGCGAAAGGCAAACAATTGGCTGAAAAGGGAAAAGGAAAACATACAGAGGAATCAGTAGCTATGGAAGCATAAATCCAGGTATCTGAACCctgttatgataattttttaagcctaaatgAATATCTTGATATGGTATAGTAGATATTTTATACTGGCAGGAATCTGTATATCGATCTCATCGTTGTTTATATCGAAAGTTTACTGAAATATTGCCTAAGCATGACTATAAAAACGGAGCTTGTCTTTCCATTAATAAGTAGCTGCATGAATTAgtgattttcaataaatacaaatactTGTGCCGtcagtaaattatatgactagtTATTGAAAGAAGGGCTTCATAATGTGTTGTATTTTGAGCTACAAATTGTCTATATAATATACAGtgtgtcaaaaaagtattgggacacactacaagttcacagatttttatcataatattttatttaaatatacaaatgaaatcaaaacaaagaattaagtataattttgatatatacaaatcataataattcaatcaaaactcaaattaatgtaattatagttataattaaaaatgaaagaaataaaacaagaaaacatattcataaaagtattgggacacttcccaataaattaaggggaaaaaaaaggaagactCAAAAGTTAATTTCTTGTTTTGCCATCTTTGTTTTCTTTGACCTCTCATATTCTATTTGGCATAGATTGaccaattttttacaaaattatcacatttttttaatcgaGTGCGACTCATTCTTCGACGAAATCCTGCTTGTAAAAAATTTGATGTTCACatagtttttgctgcaaataatcccATACATGTTCAATGAGATTAAGTTCTGGACTTTGTACAGGAGTCTAAATAAAACTAGGACAGTAGTAGAGGACTCGTAACTTGCAAATATTAGCAATATGTTTCGAGACATTATCGTTgtgcaatttaaaattcttgagatTTCCAGCCTGCTAGCATTTTCCTTTAAATCTTGTTTGAGAATGTCaagataaacatatttattcattgtgccatcaataaatttaaattcccaaCATCAATGCTTGATATACAACCCCACATTATTTGATTGCCATCTCCATATTTAACAGTAGGCTGTAAATTTTTGACATACATTGCTATATTTAGTTTCTGCCAAACTTTTTTGCTTGCTATCTGATCTAAAAATGTTATGTTagctttcatcaacaaaaattacatttttccaaaatacttttggctgctttacatacattttagCAAATGCTAGCCTAGCTTATCGATTTGGTATGCTAATGTAGGGCTTTCTTTCAGGTACTCTGTTATGATACCTAtgtattcttaaaacatttttaatagttttaggATTTACAGATTTTCCTAACTTACTTTTTACATTGCAGAGCCAATTTTACTGcactaatttttggaattaaattaaacttatttcataaTCCCTTGTTTCACATTCATTAACTGTCCTTGGATACCCTGATCTTTGTTTGTTTTCAACATTATATGTTTTCTTGAACCTGTGAATAATGTCAAAAACAGTAAactcactaaatttaaagtatgaTCTGAACAGCAAACcgatttttccatttttctaatgatttttttacaagttttcaaacatctatataaattttttatattaaaaatctatataaatttttcacaatttttctgtaaataatattacttgttgaaatttttttgctttaaaattcaattctattgatGTGCTGTATATTTGTTGAATATCTCATTTCAAAAGTGACCAACACTTTTTTTTACCCAGTTTACCTTTGTATTTGAAAAGctagataaaattttcattctgaaataccagtaaaattttctttacaagcTGTACACCAAgattttttgattcattttgtttttattttatatgataaatagttttataaatagctataTAGTTATTCATgccaagtgtcccaatacttttttgagtgactttatatagacatatttaatagattttaacaATCTCATTCTCTAAAGTTCAACTAAAAACTGATGACTGAGTATTTGAATCATGCGACATACTCCTGATTTTCTATGGGATTAGATCCACAAATAGttgcaaaaatgattaaaaaaaaaaagacaagcatcaaaaagattttgaattttttttaaaatttattttaggaggcctatatatattatatatatatttagctttaaTATAGAGATTTTTGTATTAACTGagtgttgatttattttttaaaaaaaacatttgcttttttaGTACTAAACAGTCTTGTTTATTTGTTATAAACTATTAGGATATAACTTCTTGTTCatgattccgccaaattgtttgacataaaaactgtattttaattgCATTGCTAGTTCTACTTATCTTGTACATGAACTTTCTAATGTAGATAGTCCAATAATATGAAGAGCTATTAGAGCTAACTGCCTGtatcatctaatttttaaaattttgcagtgtTCTAACTTCacttatt
The window above is part of the Argiope bruennichi chromosome 7, qqArgBrue1.1, whole genome shotgun sequence genome. Proteins encoded here:
- the LOC129975548 gene encoding 60S ribosomal protein L26-like, which gives rise to MKLNKLVTASRRKQRKRHFNAPSHQRRIIMSSPLSKELRQKYGVRTLPIRKDDEVQVVRGHYKGQQVGKVIQVYRKKYSIFIERIQREKANGASVHVGIHPSKVVIVKLKIDRDRKQLLERRAKGKQLAEKGKGKHTEESVAMEA